A window from Proteiniborus sp. DW1 encodes these proteins:
- the murG gene encoding undecaprenyldiphospho-muramoylpentapeptide beta-N-acetylglucosaminyltransferase, with the protein MKALITGGGTGGHIYPALAIARKIKMEYKNVDILYVGTEKGLEAEIVPKEGFKFKTIRVKGFSRKLSKDTFKSIKELFLGLNDAKKVIKEFKPDIVIGTGGYVCGPIVLTAALKKIPTIIHEQNAFPGVTNRILSRFVDKVAGSFEESRKYFKDVNKLVITGNPIRQDIVGYNKEVAYKDLNIDPNRPFVLCFGGSGGQKKLNDAMLDVIVNNKNNTSIQIIHVTGKRLYDSFMEGLKQKGVDKLTDNIRIYPYFFEVPKALSIADVAITSGGAIAIAEITAVGIPSILIPKAYTTENHQEYNARALEKNGAGIVILEKDLNGELLNKEIINLLSDKIKLKEMAERSRKMGIINADDRILNILRELLGE; encoded by the coding sequence ATGAAAGCATTGATTACAGGCGGAGGCACAGGAGGGCATATTTATCCTGCTTTAGCTATTGCTAGAAAAATCAAAATGGAATACAAAAATGTAGACATATTATATGTAGGGACAGAAAAAGGTTTAGAAGCAGAGATAGTTCCAAAGGAAGGTTTTAAATTCAAAACAATTAGGGTAAAGGGATTCAGTAGAAAACTTTCAAAGGATACCTTTAAATCTATTAAAGAATTATTCTTAGGACTAAATGATGCAAAAAAAGTTATTAAGGAATTTAAGCCTGACATAGTCATAGGTACAGGTGGATATGTATGTGGTCCTATTGTTTTAACTGCTGCTCTAAAGAAAATACCTACAATTATACATGAACAAAATGCTTTTCCAGGAGTTACAAATAGAATTCTTTCCAGATTTGTAGACAAAGTTGCAGGCAGCTTTGAGGAATCAAGGAAATATTTTAAGGATGTAAATAAGTTAGTTATAACAGGCAATCCAATTCGTCAGGATATTGTAGGATATAATAAAGAAGTTGCATATAAGGATTTAAACATTGATCCTAATAGACCATTTGTATTATGCTTTGGAGGCAGTGGGGGCCAGAAAAAGCTTAATGATGCAATGCTTGATGTCATTGTTAATAATAAAAACAACACTAGTATTCAAATTATTCATGTAACTGGTAAAAGGCTATATGATAGTTTTATGGAAGGCCTGAAACAAAAAGGTGTAGATAAGCTAACAGATAATATTAGAATATATCCATATTTTTTTGAAGTACCAAAGGCATTATCTATTGCTGATGTAGCTATAACTAGTGGTGGTGCAATAGCCATAGCTGAAATAACTGCAGTAGGCATTCCCAGTATACTAATACCAAAGGCATATACAACAGAGAACCATCAAGAATATAATGCTAGAGCATTAGAGAAAAATGGAGCAGGTATTGTAATTTTGGAAAAGGATTTAAATGGTGAGTTATTGAATAAGGAAATTATTAATTTATTATCTGATAAAATTAAATTAAAAGAAATGGCAGAAAGAAGTAGAAAAATGGGTATCATTAATGCAGATGATAGAATACTTAATATATTGAGAGAATTGTTGGGAGAGTAG
- the sigE gene encoding RNA polymerase sporulation sigma factor SigE, with amino-acid sequence MGKIFNRLKLIVRIQYIRILKKLNIFDEGHIFYIGGSEVLPPPLTPDEENYLVSRLEDDENVKTILIERNLRLVVYIARKFENTGIGVEDLVSIGTIGLIKAVNTFKPDKKIKLATYASKCIENEILMYLRRNSRFKAEISFDEPLNIDWDGNELLLSDIMGTENDVIFKCLEEEIDKDLLNQAICKLTSREKKIMELRFGLKNGEEKTQKEVADLLGISQSYISRLEKRIIKRLKKEINKMI; translated from the coding sequence ATGGGAAAAATATTTAATAGGCTGAAGCTTATTGTTAGAATACAGTATATAAGGATACTAAAGAAGCTAAATATATTTGATGAAGGACACATATTTTATATCGGAGGAAGCGAGGTTCTTCCTCCACCTTTAACTCCAGACGAAGAAAATTATCTAGTATCTAGACTAGAGGATGATGAAAATGTAAAAACTATTTTAATAGAGAGAAACCTCAGATTGGTAGTATATATTGCTAGAAAGTTTGAAAATACGGGGATAGGAGTAGAGGATTTAGTCTCAATTGGAACGATTGGTTTAATAAAAGCAGTTAATACCTTTAAGCCAGATAAAAAAATTAAACTAGCCACATATGCTTCAAAGTGTATTGAGAATGAAATACTTATGTATCTTAGAAGAAATAGCAGATTTAAGGCAGAAATTTCTTTTGATGAGCCTTTAAACATTGATTGGGATGGGAACGAATTACTTTTATCAGATATAATGGGTACAGAAAATGATGTGATATTTAAATGCTTAGAAGAAGAAATAGATAAGGACTTATTGAATCAAGCCATTTGCAAGCTAACATCACGTGAGAAAAAAATCATGGAGCTTAGATTTGGTCTTAAAAATGGTGAGGAAAAAACACAAAAAGAGGTTGCAGATCTTTTAGGTATCTCACAATCTTATATATCTAGACTTGAGAAAAGAATAATAAAAAGATTAAAAAAGGAAATTAACAAAATGATTTAA
- a CDS encoding FtsQ-type POTRA domain-containing protein has product MGKIDKKIKKKKNRLIFFIIILLASTFFILYTKTSFFHISSVEVNGNDKITDEKIILASGIIIDENIFKINLKVVKENILFHPYVKDVIIRRKLPNKILIEIEERKEIAIINYTGSYVYIDEEGIILNILSEKSDEEIIEIYGIEIISPKIGEKIQFSDEEMMPKVFEFINSSRMLGISKSFEKVTIDENNNVDIYMESGGKVAFGTLDDVKYKLNFLISILEELESKNQGYRTIHLDKGNNAIIIKEND; this is encoded by the coding sequence ATGGGTAAAATAGATAAAAAAATAAAAAAGAAAAAAAACAGGCTTATATTTTTTATTATTATACTACTAGCTTCAACTTTTTTTATTCTCTACACTAAGACAAGCTTCTTTCATATTTCAAGTGTAGAGGTCAATGGAAATGATAAAATTACAGATGAAAAAATAATACTTGCATCAGGCATAATAATAGATGAAAATATATTTAAAATAAACTTAAAAGTGGTAAAGGAAAATATATTATTCCATCCATATGTAAAAGATGTTATAATCAGGAGAAAGTTACCAAACAAGATATTAATTGAGATAGAGGAAAGAAAAGAGATTGCTATTATAAACTATACAGGTTCATATGTATATATTGATGAGGAAGGTATTATTCTAAACATATTATCTGAAAAAAGTGATGAGGAAATTATTGAGATATATGGAATAGAAATAATTAGCCCCAAAATAGGAGAAAAGATACAATTTAGTGATGAAGAAATGATGCCAAAAGTTTTTGAGTTTATTAATAGCAGCAGAATGTTAGGGATATCTAAATCTTTTGAAAAAGTGACCATTGACGAAAACAATAATGTGGATATTTATATGGAAAGTGGAGGAAAGGTTGCATTCGGCACCTTAGATGATGTAAAATATAAATTGAATTTTCTTATATCCATTTTAGAAGAGTTAGAAAGCAAAAATCAAGGATATCGAACAATTCATTTAGATAAAGGAAATAATGCAATCATAATTAAGGAAAATGATTAG
- the ftsW gene encoding putative lipid II flippase FtsW has protein sequence MAKKRASDFTLMIAVILLVFIGIIMVFSSSWPDALYKLGDGYHFLKKQLQASGIGLVAMLFFMNFDYWKLDKLARLIFILSIISAFLIFTPLGIELNGARRWVNLGFTTFMPSDAIKIGSIIFLSSFLSRRKDDVKKFTKGFIPALIIIGISCGLIIMQRDLSTSATLGMALFILLFVAGANIFHLSILGVLGIAGGTLAIVGEKFRRMRFTAFLNPFAPEVRDNYGWQAIQSLYALGSGGLFGLGLGKSRQKFFYIPEPYNDFIFAIIGEELGFLGCVTVMLLLLLIIWRGLRIALGAKDLFGCYLASGIIALIAVQSLIHIAVVTSSMPTTGITLPFISYGGTSLMMYMAAAGILLNISRHSDLDRS, from the coding sequence ATGGCTAAAAAAAGAGCCAGTGACTTTACCTTGATGATAGCTGTGATTTTACTTGTTTTTATCGGAATAATCATGGTCTTTAGTTCTAGTTGGCCTGATGCATTATACAAATTAGGTGATGGATACCATTTCTTAAAGAAACAACTTCAGGCAAGTGGTATAGGATTAGTGGCTATGTTATTTTTCATGAACTTCGATTACTGGAAGCTTGACAAGTTGGCAAGGCTAATATTTATATTATCAATTATATCAGCATTTCTTATATTTACTCCATTAGGGATAGAGCTTAATGGTGCTAGAAGATGGGTTAATTTAGGTTTTACTACTTTTATGCCATCAGATGCTATTAAAATAGGGTCGATTATTTTTCTATCATCATTTTTATCTAGAAGAAAAGATGATGTAAAGAAGTTCACTAAAGGATTTATTCCAGCATTAATTATAATTGGGATTTCTTGTGGACTAATAATTATGCAGAGAGATTTAAGTACCAGTGCTACACTAGGAATGGCTCTTTTTATACTATTGTTTGTAGCTGGTGCCAATATATTTCATCTTTCTATTCTTGGCGTATTGGGTATAGCAGGAGGTACTTTAGCTATAGTAGGAGAAAAATTTAGAAGGATGAGATTTACAGCTTTTTTAAATCCCTTTGCACCAGAAGTTAGAGATAATTATGGATGGCAGGCGATTCAATCTCTTTATGCATTAGGTTCGGGAGGACTGTTCGGATTAGGTTTGGGTAAAAGTAGGCAGAAATTCTTTTATATTCCTGAACCCTACAATGATTTTATTTTTGCAATAATTGGTGAAGAACTAGGTTTTTTAGGGTGTGTAACTGTAATGCTTTTACTTCTTCTTATAATATGGAGAGGTTTAAGAATTGCCTTAGGTGCGAAGGACCTATTTGGATGCTACCTTGCATCAGGAATAATAGCACTTATTGCAGTACAATCATTGATACATATAGCAGTTGTAACCTCTTCTATGCCTACTACAGGAATTACATTGCCTTTTATAAGCTATGGAGGAACATCACTAATGATGTATATGGCAGCTGCTGGAATTCTGCTAAATATATCAAGACACTCGGATTTAGATAGGAGCTGA
- the spoIIGA gene encoding sigma-E processing peptidase SpoIIGA, whose translation MYIYAEYLLLENMVINYILLYLTGKFTKTEANNVRLLLASFIGAAYALVIFFPLLMFMTKFIIKLAVSILIIIVAFNPMKIKKFIRLISTFYVMAFIFAGASLALFYLADIEAYAGNGIFYIKDFPVKILVLAVSISYVLIKIVWGYIQSILTKSKIYIPIIVSLNNKAVEIMGLLDTGNLLRDPLTQTPVIIIQFSAIKELLPSEVQSIFEKYKENDLQVISEIMMDNATGLKFRLIPFKSLGKENGMLIGFKPDNVVVKDDEDKSFCDIIVGIYNNNLSNDEKYVALLHPEMFTQKEVI comes from the coding sequence TTGTACATATATGCAGAATATCTTTTACTGGAAAATATGGTGATTAATTATATATTACTATATTTAACTGGAAAGTTTACAAAAACAGAAGCGAATAATGTTAGGTTATTATTAGCTTCTTTTATTGGAGCAGCCTATGCATTAGTCATATTCTTTCCTTTATTAATGTTTATGACAAAATTCATTATAAAGTTGGCTGTATCCATCTTAATTATAATAGTAGCTTTTAATCCGATGAAAATCAAAAAATTTATAAGACTTATATCAACTTTCTATGTAATGGCTTTTATTTTTGCTGGAGCATCACTAGCATTATTCTATTTAGCTGATATAGAGGCATACGCAGGAAATGGTATATTTTACATTAAGGATTTTCCTGTAAAAATACTAGTACTTGCTGTGTCCATATCATATGTTCTTATTAAGATAGTTTGGGGATATATTCAATCAATTTTGACAAAGAGTAAGATTTATATACCTATAATTGTTAGTTTAAACAATAAAGCTGTTGAAATAATGGGATTGTTAGATACAGGAAATTTATTAAGAGACCCTCTTACACAAACACCAGTAATAATCATTCAGTTTTCGGCCATAAAAGAACTCTTACCAAGTGAAGTACAAAGTATCTTTGAGAAATACAAAGAGAACGACTTACAGGTTATTTCAGAAATTATGATGGATAATGCTACTGGTTTAAAGTTTAGACTAATACCATTTAAATCTTTAGGAAAGGAAAATGGTATGTTAATAGGTTTTAAGCCAGATAATGTTGTAGTAAAAGATGATGAAGATAAGTCGTTTTGCGATATTATAGTTGGAATTTACAACAATAATCTTTCAAATGATGAAAAATATGTTGCTCTGTTGCATCCTGAGATGTTTACTCAAAAGGAGGTTATTTAG
- the nrdR gene encoding transcriptional regulator NrdR, translating into MKCPFCDYYESKVIDSRPTDEGQAIRRRRECTKCGKRFTTYEKIEDIPLVVIKKDGNRQSYNRNKLLNGIIRACEKRPVSIKVIEDMVDEIEKSLFNSMEREITTDLIGEMVMNRLKNIDEVAYVRFASVYRQFKDLNTFMDELKKILDEK; encoded by the coding sequence ATGAAGTGCCCTTTTTGTGATTATTATGAATCCAAAGTAATTGATTCTAGGCCTACAGATGAAGGACAAGCTATTCGTAGAAGAAGAGAATGTACTAAGTGTGGTAAGAGATTTACAACTTATGAAAAGATTGAAGATATACCTCTTGTAGTAATTAAAAAGGATGGAAATAGACAATCATACAATAGAAATAAACTCCTAAACGGAATAATTAGAGCCTGTGAAAAAAGACCTGTTTCTATTAAGGTTATTGAAGATATGGTTGATGAAATCGAGAAGTCCTTATTTAATTCTATGGAAAGGGAAATAACCACTGATCTCATAGGAGAAATGGTTATGAATAGGCTTAAAAATATTGATGAAGTAGCATATGTTAGATTTGCTTCGGTGTATAGACAGTTTAAGGACTTGAATACATTTATGGATGAACTTAAGAAAATACTTGATGAAAAATAG
- the murA gene encoding UDP-N-acetylglucosamine 1-carboxyvinyltransferase: protein MSKYIIEGGRRLVGEVPVIGAKNAVLPILAATVINNNTSTIFNTPNLRDVEVMEQILVSIGCKINRVDNVIFVDSRNLSKIKIPEELVREMRSSIILMGAMLTRCGEIVVSYPGGCEIGPRPIDLHLKALRQLGATIEESHGFLHCKAEKLKGCDIQLDFPSVGATENIMLAAVKAEGTTIIRNAAREPEIIDLQNFLNGMGAKIHGAGTSIIRIDGVDNLTSVEHTIIPDRIVAGTYMVASAITGGEVILKNIEVEHIQSIIAKLKETGCMIYNNCTTLKIIGPKKINAIETVQTLPYPGFPTDMQAQMIALLSIANGTSIVTETIFENRFKHVEELVRMGANIKIAGKVAIIKGVKELTGAKVTSKDLRGGAALVLAALAANGTTVIEDTFHIERGYDSLEKDLLALNADIRKV from the coding sequence ATGAGTAAGTATATCATAGAAGGTGGCAGGAGGCTAGTTGGAGAAGTACCAGTAATTGGAGCCAAGAATGCGGTGCTACCTATTTTAGCAGCAACTGTTATAAACAACAATACAAGTACTATTTTTAATACTCCAAATTTAAGAGATGTAGAGGTTATGGAGCAAATTTTAGTGTCTATAGGATGTAAGATCAATAGAGTTGACAATGTAATCTTTGTAGACTCAAGAAATCTCTCTAAAATAAAAATACCAGAAGAACTTGTAAGGGAAATGCGCTCGTCCATTATATTAATGGGAGCAATGCTGACTCGATGCGGAGAGATAGTCGTAAGCTATCCTGGGGGATGTGAAATTGGTCCTAGACCTATTGATTTACACCTAAAAGCACTTAGACAACTAGGAGCTACTATTGAAGAGTCCCATGGCTTTTTACACTGTAAAGCGGAGAAGTTAAAAGGTTGTGATATACAGCTAGATTTTCCTAGTGTAGGTGCTACAGAAAACATTATGCTAGCTGCTGTAAAGGCTGAAGGTACTACTATAATTAGAAATGCAGCACGTGAACCTGAGATAATTGATCTTCAGAATTTCCTTAATGGGATGGGAGCTAAGATTCATGGAGCAGGAACAAGCATAATAAGAATTGACGGAGTAGATAATCTTACTAGCGTAGAACATACTATAATACCTGATAGAATAGTCGCTGGTACCTATATGGTTGCTTCCGCAATTACTGGTGGAGAAGTTATACTGAAAAATATAGAGGTGGAACATATTCAATCTATAATAGCTAAGCTAAAAGAAACAGGATGTATGATATATAATAACTGTACTACTTTAAAAATAATTGGTCCTAAAAAGATTAATGCTATTGAAACAGTTCAAACATTGCCATATCCTGGATTCCCTACAGATATGCAAGCACAAATGATTGCTTTACTTAGTATTGCCAATGGAACAAGTATAGTTACTGAGACAATTTTTGAGAATAGATTTAAACATGTAGAAGAACTTGTTAGAATGGGTGCTAATATAAAAATTGCGGGGAAGGTTGCTATAATTAAGGGAGTAAAAGAGCTTACAGGAGCAAAAGTTACTTCAAAGGATCTAAGAGGAGGAGCTGCATTAGTTTTAGCAGCTTTGGCAGCTAATGGAACCACAGTAATTGAGGATACTTTTCATATAGAAAGAGGTTATGATAGTCTAGAAAAGGACCTTCTTGCTTTGAATGCAGACATTAGGAAAGTTTAG
- a CDS encoding DUF881 domain-containing protein, with protein MGEKKNTGMAWLVILSILLGFLLSFQMNQNIEDYDLVSLKNLQTMKNEISNIRKEIDDIKGLTEERKRELEKLKSVINDEEADISEHLIEEIDKLRLVSGLEDVQGPGIRIIIDDNKDDEIVGGHINDDIVHDSTIQMIINDLKIAGAEAISINGHRVMSRSEIKCGGPTIRFNGRSSAPPFVITAIGDPKLLYASVSAPNTYGWILKEVNKLRVETIMKDNVSIPKYNWVNEEFKYAKQIEEGE; from the coding sequence ATGGGCGAGAAGAAAAATACAGGAATGGCTTGGCTTGTAATCCTTTCTATTCTTCTGGGATTTCTGTTATCTTTTCAGATGAATCAGAATATAGAGGACTATGATTTAGTTTCATTGAAAAATTTACAGACAATGAAGAATGAAATAAGCAATATTCGTAAAGAGATAGATGATATAAAAGGATTGACAGAAGAAAGAAAAAGAGAATTAGAAAAACTTAAAAGTGTAATCAATGATGAAGAGGCAGATATATCAGAACACTTAATCGAAGAGATAGATAAATTAAGGTTAGTATCAGGTTTAGAAGATGTTCAAGGTCCTGGAATTAGAATTATAATTGATGACAACAAAGATGATGAAATAGTTGGTGGTCATATAAATGATGATATCGTTCATGATTCTACTATACAAATGATTATAAATGATTTAAAGATAGCTGGAGCAGAAGCTATAAGTATCAATGGCCATAGAGTTATGTCCAGATCTGAAATTAAATGTGGTGGACCTACAATTAGATTTAATGGCAGAAGCTCAGCTCCACCATTTGTCATAACTGCAATAGGGGATCCTAAGCTACTTTATGCATCTGTAAGTGCACCAAATACCTATGGTTGGATTTTGAAGGAGGTCAATAAGCTTAGAGTCGAAACGATTATGAAGGACAATGTGTCTATACCCAAATATAACTGGGTTAATGAAGAGTTTAAGTACGCAAAACAAATAGAAGAAGGTGAATAA
- a CDS encoding small basic family protein produces the protein MLALVGIIIGVLIGNYLPITYSASYSLYVSVAILACLDSVFGGLRAALEQKFNTEIFVSGFFGNSILAAFLAYIGDRLGVPLYYAAIFAFGGRLFQNFAIIRRLIFRKKDSN, from the coding sequence CTGTTAGCTCTTGTTGGTATAATAATTGGAGTACTGATAGGTAATTACCTACCTATAACTTATTCTGCTAGCTATTCTTTATATGTATCAGTTGCAATATTAGCTTGTCTCGACTCAGTCTTTGGTGGATTAAGAGCAGCATTAGAACAAAAATTTAATACTGAAATTTTTGTTTCGGGATTTTTTGGGAACTCAATTTTAGCAGCATTCTTAGCATATATAGGTGATAGATTAGGTGTACCTCTCTACTATGCAGCGATTTTTGCTTTTGGTGGAAGGCTATTCCAAAACTTTGCCATTATAAGAAGATTGATTTTTAGAAAGAAAGATTCAAACTAG
- a CDS encoding YlmC/YmxH family sporulation protein → MVKTTDLREKEVINVRDGTRIGYISDLEVNLEKGTIEAIVLPGPGRILGLFGKNQDYVIRWQNIVRIGSDVILVDLNTSTDDFLFYGGEDREV, encoded by the coding sequence ATGGTAAAGACTACTGATTTACGTGAAAAGGAAGTAATAAATGTAAGGGATGGGACAAGAATAGGGTATATATCAGATTTAGAAGTGAATTTAGAGAAAGGAACAATTGAAGCTATTGTCTTACCAGGACCAGGAAGAATACTAGGCTTGTTTGGTAAGAATCAAGACTATGTTATAAGGTGGCAAAACATTGTTAGAATAGGCTCAGATGTTATTTTAGTAGATCTTAACACAAGCACTGATGATTTTTTATTCTATGGAGGAGAGGATAGAGAGGTTTAG
- a CDS encoding DUF881 domain-containing protein: MNDIKSKVAIILVCIALGTILAIQFKTVENSIGSGTIPTQRAQQLAIDYKKVQDERDALRNELDNLEAKLKQYEKGEAEKDVYLENLYKDIEKYRNLAGYEDVQGPGITIEINDPPAEVVFGGDSSIIVDNYEYILQIISVLNATEAEAISINDQRYTSFTEIVKAADHLEVNGSSLGPPFVIKAIGKADDLENSLRIKHGLIWFMENALNLDIHIKQEQNIFIPKYRKIKEFRYAQPVEEISN; encoded by the coding sequence ATGAATGATATTAAGAGCAAGGTAGCTATAATCTTAGTTTGTATTGCATTAGGTACAATTCTAGCAATTCAATTTAAGACTGTTGAGAATTCAATAGGTTCTGGAACCATACCTACACAGAGAGCCCAACAGTTGGCAATTGACTATAAAAAGGTTCAAGATGAAAGAGATGCACTAAGAAATGAATTAGATAATTTAGAGGCTAAGCTAAAGCAGTATGAAAAAGGTGAAGCAGAGAAGGATGTTTATTTAGAAAACTTGTATAAAGATATAGAAAAATATAGAAATTTAGCAGGTTATGAGGATGTTCAGGGACCTGGGATTACTATTGAAATAAATGACCCTCCAGCCGAAGTTGTATTTGGCGGAGATTCTAGTATTATTGTAGATAATTATGAGTATATTCTCCAGATAATAAGTGTTCTCAACGCTACGGAAGCAGAAGCTATATCAATAAATGATCAAAGATATACAAGCTTTACAGAGATAGTTAAAGCTGCAGACCACTTAGAGGTAAATGGTTCATCTCTTGGACCACCTTTTGTCATTAAGGCAATAGGGAAGGCTGATGACTTAGAAAATTCACTTCGTATTAAACATGGGCTTATATGGTTTATGGAAAATGCACTTAATTTAGATATACACATTAAACAAGAGCAAAATATATTTATTCCTAAATATAGAAAAATTAAAGAATTTAGATATGCTCAACCAGTAGAAGAAATATCAAATTAA
- the ftsZ gene encoding cell division protein FtsZ: MFDFEVDVEQFAHIKVIGVGGGGNNAVNRMIDNQVKGIEFITINTDKQALHSSKSEIKLQIGEKLTKGLGAGANPEVGMKAAEESRNEITEVLKGADMVFITAGMGGGTGTGAAPIVAEIAKELGILTVGVVTKPFMFEGRKRMMHAEKGIEELKKRVDTLVTIPNDRLLQVVERKTSIVEAFSIADDVLRQGIQGISDLIAVPALINLDFADVKTVMLNQGLAHMGIGKASGENRATEAAKQAIHSPLLETSIEGAKGVLLNITGGPNLGIFEVNDAADLIRQAVDPDAAIIFGAGLDENLKDEIKITVIATGFDSIKQEKVIDKSPVSFANSNEKAKEKTTPEPKHFDTDELDIPTFLRRRDK, encoded by the coding sequence GTGTTCGATTTTGAAGTAGATGTAGAACAATTTGCGCATATTAAAGTCATTGGAGTTGGTGGTGGTGGAAACAATGCTGTTAACAGAATGATTGACAATCAAGTAAAGGGAATTGAATTTATCACTATTAACACTGATAAACAAGCTCTTCACTCTTCTAAGTCTGAGATAAAGCTTCAAATAGGAGAAAAGCTAACTAAGGGACTTGGAGCAGGAGCTAATCCTGAAGTTGGAATGAAAGCTGCAGAAGAGAGTAGAAATGAGATAACTGAAGTTTTAAAGGGTGCAGACATGGTATTCATAACTGCAGGTATGGGTGGTGGAACAGGAACAGGTGCAGCACCTATTGTGGCAGAAATAGCAAAAGAACTTGGCATATTAACTGTTGGAGTAGTTACGAAGCCTTTTATGTTTGAAGGCAGAAAGAGAATGATGCATGCAGAAAAAGGAATTGAAGAGCTAAAGAAGAGAGTAGATACATTAGTGACTATCCCTAATGATAGATTATTACAGGTAGTAGAGAGAAAAACATCTATTGTAGAAGCTTTTAGTATAGCTGATGATGTTTTAAGACAAGGTATTCAAGGTATATCTGATTTAATTGCAGTGCCTGCATTAATAAACCTAGATTTTGCCGATGTGAAAACCGTTATGTTAAATCAAGGCTTAGCGCATATGGGAATAGGGAAGGCAAGCGGTGAAAACAGAGCTACTGAAGCAGCTAAACAGGCTATACATAGTCCATTGCTAGAAACCTCTATTGAAGGTGCAAAAGGTGTATTATTGAATATAACAGGGGGACCGAATTTAGGAATCTTTGAGGTTAATGATGCTGCTGATCTTATTAGACAAGCAGTTGATCCAGATGCAGCTATTATCTTTGGAGCTGGTTTAGATGAAAACCTAAAGGATGAAATTAAGATAACGGTCATTGCTACAGGCTTTGATAGTATTAAACAAGAAAAAGTAATAGACAAGTCTCCGGTTTCTTTTGCAAATTCTAATGAAAAAGCTAAAGAAAAAACTACACCAGAACCAAAACATTTTGATACTGACGAACTAGATATTCCAACTTTCTTAAGGAGAAGAGATAAATAA
- the sigG gene encoding RNA polymerase sporulation sigma factor SigG: MHINKVEICGVNTSELPVLTNSEMRALFDRIHAGDMSAREEFVKGNLRLVLSVIQRFSKRGEHVDDLFQVGCIGLIKAIDNFDLSQNVRFSTYAVPMIIGEIRRYLRDNNSIRVSRSLRDIAYKALQARDHLVNKNSKEPTITEIAEALGLPKEEVVFALDAIQDPISLFEPIYHDSGDAIFVMDQVSDEKSEDETWLEEIALREAIRKLNDREKLILNLRFYEGKTQMEVAEEIGISQAQVSRLEKTALKHMRKLI; this comes from the coding sequence ATGCATATAAATAAAGTAGAAATATGCGGAGTAAACACCTCAGAACTACCAGTACTTACTAATAGTGAAATGAGAGCATTATTTGATAGAATACATGCAGGCGATATGAGTGCAAGAGAAGAATTTGTTAAAGGAAATTTGAGATTAGTTCTAAGTGTTATTCAAAGATTCAGTAAAAGAGGCGAGCATGTTGATGATTTGTTCCAAGTAGGATGTATAGGGCTAATAAAAGCAATAGATAATTTTGACTTATCACAAAATGTTAGGTTTTCTACTTATGCTGTTCCTATGATTATTGGGGAAATTAGAAGATATTTACGGGATAATAATTCAATTAGAGTAAGCAGATCATTGAGAGATATTGCATATAAGGCACTACAAGCTAGGGATCACCTAGTAAATAAAAATTCAAAGGAACCTACAATTACTGAGATAGCCGAGGCACTAGGATTACCAAAAGAAGAAGTAGTTTTTGCTTTAGATGCAATTCAAGATCCTATATCATTATTTGAACCTATATATCATGATAGTGGCGATGCAATATTTGTTATGGATCAGGTAAGTGATGAAAAAAGCGAAGATGAAACTTGGTTGGAGGAGATTGCTTTGAGAGAAGCTATAAGAAAGCTAAACGATAGAGAGAAATTAATTCTCAATCTAAGATTTTATGAAGGTAAGACACAGATGGAGGTAGCTGAAGAAATAGGAATATCTCAAGCGCAGGTATCGAGACTAGAGAAAACAGCTTTAAAACATATGAGGAAGCTAATTTAG